The Nocardia arthritidis genome has a window encoding:
- a CDS encoding alpha/beta fold hydrolase: protein MHRQFTIPAMVELATSLGVEVDDPTPPTEFHFSRADCRLHGFDWGGTGSPVILLHGGRLTAHTWDFVCLGLRRDARLVALDLRGHGESDWSDDYRIATMAADVAAAADHFGFDRVHLVGMSLGALVAAELAASRPDLVERLALIDVAPGVDFESTWLMRTFVLGLSPVQDLDTVVGAAMRINPSADRAVVTYRMSTLFFRAPDGDWVPKADPSTPDFPAILAAVEGLPAQLTDAPVLLVRGERSRVVTQTTAERLIARLPYGELVSIPNAEHNVQEDNPAALITALRDFLTR, encoded by the coding sequence ATGCACCGACAATTCACGATTCCGGCGATGGTCGAACTGGCGACCAGCTTGGGCGTCGAGGTCGACGACCCGACACCGCCCACCGAATTCCACTTCTCCCGCGCCGACTGCCGATTACACGGATTCGACTGGGGCGGAACGGGTTCCCCGGTCATCCTGCTGCACGGTGGCCGATTGACCGCGCACACATGGGATTTCGTCTGCCTCGGACTGCGCCGCGACGCGCGGCTGGTCGCGCTGGATCTGCGCGGGCACGGCGAGAGCGACTGGTCCGACGACTACCGCATCGCCACCATGGCGGCCGATGTCGCCGCGGCGGCCGACCATTTCGGCTTCGACCGGGTCCACTTGGTCGGCATGTCACTCGGCGCCCTGGTCGCGGCCGAGCTCGCCGCTTCGCGACCCGACCTCGTCGAGCGGCTGGCGCTCATCGATGTCGCACCGGGCGTCGACTTCGAAAGCACCTGGCTGATGCGAACATTCGTGCTCGGCCTCAGCCCGGTGCAGGATCTCGACACCGTGGTCGGCGCCGCGATGCGAATCAATCCGAGCGCCGATCGCGCCGTCGTCACCTACCGGATGAGCACCCTGTTCTTCCGCGCACCCGACGGCGACTGGGTGCCGAAGGCCGATCCGAGCACACCCGATTTTCCAGCCATTCTCGCGGCCGTCGAAGGGCTGCCCGCGCAATTGACCGATGCGCCGGTGCTATTGGTGCGCGGCGAACGCAGCAGGGTGGTCACCCAGACCACCGCCGAACGCCTCATCGCACGGCTTCCGTACGGAGAACTCGTCTCGATACCGAATGCC